In Thermostichus vulcanus str. 'Rupite', a genomic segment contains:
- a CDS encoding glycosyltransferase 61 family protein, protein MDPSPALLFSHPKLTVIRVDWRQGDYAQVATHLQQQIEQGSLTAELYWCLGSAQQFLGQELAAQLTWQEGVALLMERGVPEIEALHQWLRTLQELAEELWESGHWPQAAMLYQQCLEGVDSVEGLERAFPTALAAHRIGLTQERRRLWSSAAAWFEQACQRDPTAAESFLQWGLSLFKLGRLKEAIGPLQQAAQLRPDWAEPWVQLGLIWLDLRDPQQALHCFQAAEARDATAQGLHSYWVEAWVQLDQPEAAWQQWRRAVAVEKDRLRALGVSPDGQGPLELGLPMEGEADEVAWPAMYAAWRQRFAPPSAGSPIPQAGTSLQSKPSVSDLWPVPTQGYLTTKHWHQTTGEGSYQPLDPAGSMSLRSPPARDPNLLPKLRPQRIPLPETFVAQIPQGSVHAGHYPRHLYASFGSAVLTRQGELLTDLSLCLPPPEFLDQDYWPDHLQHHPILDLPHLPPPIRLDGPVALLPLGAVNYFHWMVDILPALDILRRAGILSSPLPILIHGYQGKPFQQQTLATLGIPSERILSFEPLGGSHVQAQTLIVPSTAGPVGCLTPQSLQVLQRLAQLVQPSLSHSYPRRIYISRRSARWRRVINEAEVLAALQPWGFVSVQLETLSLPEQIALMQGAEVVIGIHGAGLTNLAFCRPQTLVMEILPSNALLPYFWTIAQVAALRYFPLVAPVCDPALVALLASPELDREDAWVPIPNLLEVLERAGLDP, encoded by the coding sequence ATGGATCCCAGCCCAGCTCTCCTCTTCTCCCACCCAAAGCTTACTGTGATCCGTGTCGATTGGCGGCAAGGGGATTACGCACAGGTTGCCACCCACTTGCAGCAGCAAATTGAACAGGGATCCCTGACCGCTGAGCTTTACTGGTGCCTGGGCTCAGCCCAACAGTTTCTGGGCCAGGAACTGGCAGCGCAGCTAACTTGGCAGGAGGGGGTGGCCCTCCTGATGGAGAGGGGTGTGCCAGAGATTGAGGCTCTTCATCAGTGGTTGAGAACCCTGCAGGAGTTGGCGGAAGAGTTGTGGGAAAGTGGCCACTGGCCGCAGGCGGCCATGCTGTACCAGCAGTGTTTGGAGGGGGTCGATTCTGTGGAGGGGCTGGAGCGGGCTTTTCCCACGGCTTTGGCGGCTCACCGAATTGGTTTGACCCAAGAGCGACGGCGGCTGTGGTCATCAGCGGCGGCTTGGTTTGAACAGGCTTGTCAACGGGATCCGACGGCGGCGGAGAGCTTTCTACAGTGGGGGCTGAGCCTATTCAAGTTGGGCCGATTGAAAGAGGCGATCGGGCCGCTCCAACAAGCTGCTCAGCTGCGCCCGGACTGGGCTGAGCCTTGGGTGCAATTGGGCTTGATCTGGCTGGATTTACGGGATCCCCAGCAGGCTTTGCACTGTTTCCAGGCGGCTGAGGCGCGGGATGCCACCGCTCAAGGACTGCACAGCTATTGGGTAGAAGCCTGGGTGCAGTTGGATCAGCCCGAGGCAGCCTGGCAACAGTGGCGGCGGGCTGTTGCAGTGGAAAAAGACCGGCTACGGGCCTTGGGGGTTAGCCCTGATGGGCAGGGCCCTCTGGAGCTTGGGTTACCGATGGAAGGGGAGGCGGATGAGGTGGCCTGGCCGGCAATGTATGCTGCTTGGCGGCAACGCTTCGCCCCACCTTCGGCAGGATCCCCCATCCCGCAGGCAGGGACTTCTCTGCAAAGCAAGCCGTCCGTGTCTGATCTCTGGCCCGTACCGACTCAGGGCTATCTCACTACGAAGCACTGGCACCAAACCACGGGAGAAGGGAGCTACCAACCCCTGGATCCGGCAGGGAGCATGAGCTTGAGATCCCCTCCTGCTCGGGATCCCAACCTGCTGCCAAAGCTACGCCCGCAACGGATTCCTTTGCCAGAGACTTTTGTGGCTCAAATCCCCCAGGGATCCGTCCATGCGGGCCATTATCCCCGCCACTTGTACGCCAGCTTCGGCAGTGCTGTCTTGACCCGCCAAGGGGAGCTGCTCACGGATTTGTCTCTATGTTTGCCACCGCCGGAATTTCTCGACCAGGACTACTGGCCGGATCACCTGCAACACCACCCGATTTTGGATTTACCGCATCTCCCCCCGCCGATCCGGTTGGATGGCCCCGTAGCCCTGTTGCCTTTAGGAGCGGTTAACTACTTCCACTGGATGGTGGATATTTTGCCCGCCCTCGATATCCTGCGGCGAGCCGGGATCCTCAGCTCCCCCCTCCCCATCCTGATTCACGGCTATCAGGGCAAGCCTTTTCAACAGCAAACCTTGGCCACCTTGGGGATCCCGTCAGAACGCATTCTCAGTTTCGAGCCGTTGGGGGGATCCCATGTGCAAGCCCAAACCTTGATCGTGCCCTCCACCGCCGGGCCGGTGGGCTGTCTGACCCCTCAGAGTTTGCAGGTGCTACAACGGTTGGCCCAATTGGTTCAACCTAGCTTGTCCCACTCATACCCCCGCCGCATTTACATCAGTCGCCGTTCTGCCCGTTGGCGACGGGTGATTAACGAAGCGGAGGTGCTGGCTGCTCTGCAACCTTGGGGCTTTGTGTCGGTACAGCTGGAAACCCTCTCCCTGCCGGAGCAAATTGCCCTGATGCAGGGGGCAGAAGTAGTGATCGGGATCCATGGAGCGGGCCTGACCAATCTCGCCTTTTGTCGGCCCCAGACCCTCGTGATGGAGATCCTGCCCAGCAATGCCCTGCTGCCCTACTTTTGGACGATTGCGCAGGTGGCAGCGTTAAGGTACTTCCCGTTGGTGGCCCCCGTTTGTGACCCGGCCTTGGTGGCCCTGCTTGCCAGCCCCGAGCTGGATCGAGAAGATGCCTGGGTTCCCATTCCCAACTTGCTGGAGGTGTTGGAACGGGCAGGACTGGATCCCTAA
- a CDS encoding helicase C-terminal domain-containing protein, whose protein sequence is MIEVEVHQQLRQLLRQSPEALWPHQLTMARMVARGLRLGRSALIQVPSGGQHRLSYLLPALMWPTATLLCATASVQAQILGEEIPWLQHTLQLHKPVLQKDHWPAPDFQGLLLVDPLDWLRARLYPTSSGRVSGTDSWVPTGIPLIIDGAEDLEDWAYQALTVTLQATDWQQLRQIFPAQAERISQVQVSLALQLLRRPLSRCLLQADELAHLEQVLSLIGHYSGWLPDPWEHLRQRSPSALEQRWVWWAEVDRETGSFTLHNSPSALQEWLASIWATQPVVIIGEALDLDRQAQTYRQRLGLPDLTPLRFLSGEGWSRSNPTVAATNAPCVELESLQGFSLYLPRLPLPNSPLFQHHLLQELKHLVAQAKGFVVVLVSDQPLQAQVGTALAAEFGSRVRVNSVLPDARVSGTESWHGILVCDWHHWLQHKASLPCPVLLAIATLPFPSVEDPRVAGRVQHMQRTQQDWFRQYLLPVAAAQLQRAVAPLRQGSESSLVAILDSRIIARSYGASLLNALGPSLRVEQRSQWFVSL, encoded by the coding sequence GTGATCGAGGTTGAAGTCCATCAACAGTTGCGGCAGCTTTTGCGGCAATCTCCTGAAGCCCTGTGGCCTCATCAATTGACGATGGCTCGTATGGTGGCGCGGGGGTTGCGGCTGGGTCGTAGCGCCTTGATTCAGGTGCCCAGCGGCGGCCAACATCGTCTGAGCTATTTGCTCCCGGCTTTGATGTGGCCCACTGCCACCCTCCTTTGTGCCACAGCCTCCGTGCAGGCTCAAATCCTTGGGGAAGAAATTCCCTGGCTACAACACACGTTGCAACTGCACAAACCGGTTTTACAGAAAGACCATTGGCCAGCCCCCGATTTTCAGGGGTTGCTGTTGGTGGATCCCTTGGATTGGCTGCGAGCGCGCCTGTACCCAACCTCCTCCGGTCGCGTTAGCGGGACAGACTCCTGGGTGCCGACCGGGATCCCTTTGATTATCGATGGGGCAGAAGATCTGGAAGATTGGGCCTACCAAGCTTTGACAGTCACCCTTCAAGCAACCGATTGGCAACAACTCCGACAAATCTTCCCTGCGCAGGCTGAACGGATCTCTCAAGTACAGGTGAGCTTGGCTCTGCAACTGTTGCGGCGACCCCTTTCCCGGTGCTTGTTGCAAGCGGATGAACTGGCCCACTTAGAACAGGTGCTGTCTTTAATCGGACATTACTCGGGTTGGTTGCCGGATCCCTGGGAACACCTTCGCCAACGGAGCCCTAGCGCACTGGAACAACGTTGGGTGTGGTGGGCCGAAGTGGATCGCGAAACCGGTAGCTTTACCCTCCACAACAGCCCATCTGCTCTTCAGGAGTGGCTGGCTTCTATCTGGGCAACTCAGCCAGTGGTGATCATTGGAGAAGCCCTGGATTTGGATCGCCAAGCCCAAACCTACCGGCAACGCCTGGGATTGCCGGATCTCACCCCTTTGCGGTTCCTGTCTGGAGAGGGATGGTCTCGTTCTAACCCTACTGTAGCTGCTACCAACGCTCCTTGTGTGGAGTTGGAATCTTTACAAGGCTTTTCCCTCTATTTGCCCCGCCTGCCTCTACCCAACAGCCCACTCTTCCAACATCATCTGCTACAAGAACTCAAGCACTTGGTTGCTCAGGCAAAGGGGTTTGTTGTGGTGCTGGTCTCGGATCAACCTCTACAAGCCCAGGTGGGTACTGCTTTGGCAGCAGAGTTTGGCTCGCGGGTACGGGTCAATAGTGTGTTGCCTGATGCTCGCGTCAGCGGGACGGAGTCCTGGCATGGCATTTTGGTGTGTGACTGGCACCACTGGCTACAACACAAGGCCAGCCTTCCCTGCCCGGTTCTGTTGGCGATTGCCACCTTACCGTTCCCGTCTGTGGAAGATCCGAGAGTGGCAGGGCGAGTTCAGCACATGCAGCGTACTCAGCAGGATTGGTTTCGTCAGTACCTTTTGCCAGTGGCTGCTGCCCAACTGCAACGTGCTGTTGCTCCCTTGCGTCAGGGCTCTGAATCAAGTTTGGTGGCCATTCTGGATAGCCGCATCATTGCCCGTAGCTATGGGGCATCCCTTCTCAATGCTTTAGGGCCAAGTTTACGGGTTGAGCAGCGCAGTCAATGGTTCGTCTCCCTCTAG
- a CDS encoding AEC family transporter translates to MFTTLFQVYLPLLGWTMLGFLLQKGMPTHWDRWVGPYPLGRFMFWVGVPLSIIGFMQGVDLSGQIWVAPLICWLSVGLGFGMTSTWLWWQQQRWEGAARTALISWSSAQQGSFHLAATLGNTGYLGYPICLAVAGRAYFGWALFYDLLGTLLMAYGFGVWVASRYGNACTQAWQVGIHILRTPALWSFGMGLLLAREPLPGWLSQGLTAFAWGMIPLSLLLLGMRLAQVKQWGAFRPAGVALCIKLLLVPLLVGVGLAFTSYPPLAKLVLVLQSGMPPAIATLVLTEEYDLDREVTVTALAVGYLAVLLTLPLWLGLWGS, encoded by the coding sequence GTGTTCACCACCCTTTTTCAGGTCTACTTGCCGTTGCTGGGCTGGACAATGCTGGGGTTCCTTCTCCAGAAAGGCATGCCCACCCACTGGGATCGTTGGGTAGGGCCCTATCCACTGGGGCGGTTCATGTTTTGGGTCGGGGTACCTCTCAGTATCATCGGATTCATGCAGGGGGTGGATCTCTCTGGACAAATCTGGGTTGCTCCCCTGATCTGCTGGCTGTCGGTGGGGCTGGGATTTGGAATGACCAGTACTTGGCTCTGGTGGCAACAGCAGCGGTGGGAAGGAGCAGCACGGACAGCTCTTATCTCCTGGAGCAGTGCCCAGCAGGGTAGTTTCCATTTAGCAGCCACCCTCGGGAATACCGGTTATTTGGGCTACCCCATTTGTTTGGCGGTGGCAGGGAGAGCTTACTTTGGCTGGGCATTGTTTTACGATCTGTTGGGCACCTTGCTTATGGCCTATGGGTTTGGGGTCTGGGTGGCCAGCCGCTACGGCAACGCCTGTACCCAAGCCTGGCAAGTCGGGATCCATATCCTGCGCACCCCTGCCCTATGGTCCTTTGGAATGGGCCTACTGCTGGCGCGTGAACCGCTGCCGGGGTGGCTCTCGCAGGGGCTTACTGCTTTTGCTTGGGGTATGATTCCCCTGAGTTTGCTGCTGCTGGGGATGCGGTTGGCACAGGTTAAACAGTGGGGAGCTTTTCGTCCAGCCGGAGTGGCCCTATGTATTAAGCTATTGCTCGTCCCTTTACTGGTGGGCGTGGGTTTAGCCTTCACCTCTTATCCACCACTCGCCAAATTGGTACTGGTTTTGCAGTCCGGTATGCCCCCCGCTATTGCCACGTTGGTACTCACGGAAGAATACGACCTGGATCGGGAGGTTACTGTGACGGCTCTGGCGGTGGGGTATTTAGCGGTTTTATTGACTTTGCCCCTCTGGCTGGGGCTGTGGGGATCCTAA
- the ruvB gene encoding Holliday junction branch migration DNA helicase RuvB: MAIISSRDADHPQQGTQPRKVRKESKEPLEATPDSQPQNLAAPDPLLLRVENAPKTGEDLLQPQAHPAEGQEESLRPRTLAEYIGQTELKEVLAIVIAAARSRQEPLDHLLFYGPPGLGKTTVAAALAAEMGSQFYMTTAPALESPRDIAGYLVRLKRGDVLFIDEIHRLPKVTEELLYPAMEDFRLDITIGKGRSARMTSLPLERFTLVGATTRVGALTSPLRDRFGQVQRLRFYEPDELVQIVMRTARLLNTSIDPEGAAEIAQRSRGTPRIANRLFKRVRDYAQVRGDGHISQAVAAAALELFHVDPMGLDWTDRKLLTMLVEQFGGGPVGLDTMAAVTGEDPQTIEEVYEPYLLQIGYLQRTARGRVITPAALRHLGYEAQSPLPLWS; the protein is encoded by the coding sequence ATGGCCATCATTTCCTCACGAGATGCTGATCACCCGCAACAGGGCACGCAACCAAGGAAGGTTCGTAAGGAATCTAAAGAACCTTTAGAGGCCACCCCAGACTCTCAACCCCAAAACCTCGCTGCCCCGGATCCCTTGCTCCTGAGGGTGGAAAATGCCCCCAAAACTGGTGAAGACTTGCTCCAGCCTCAAGCCCACCCCGCCGAAGGGCAAGAGGAATCTCTCCGTCCCCGCACTCTTGCGGAGTACATTGGCCAAACGGAACTCAAGGAAGTGCTGGCCATCGTGATCGCAGCGGCCCGGTCTCGCCAAGAGCCATTGGATCACCTGTTGTTCTACGGCCCACCCGGCTTGGGCAAAACCACCGTGGCGGCAGCTTTGGCGGCTGAAATGGGATCCCAGTTTTACATGACCACAGCCCCAGCCCTAGAAAGCCCACGGGACATTGCCGGGTATTTGGTACGCCTGAAGCGGGGGGATGTGCTCTTTATCGACGAGATCCACCGCCTGCCCAAAGTCACGGAAGAATTGCTCTATCCGGCCATGGAAGATTTTCGCCTCGATATCACCATTGGCAAGGGTCGCTCTGCCCGCATGACCTCTCTACCCTTGGAACGATTTACCCTGGTGGGGGCCACCACCCGCGTTGGGGCGCTCACGTCTCCGTTGCGGGATCGCTTTGGCCAGGTGCAGCGGCTACGCTTTTACGAACCTGACGAATTGGTGCAGATCGTGATGCGCACGGCTCGCCTCTTGAATACCTCTATCGATCCCGAGGGGGCGGCTGAGATTGCCCAACGTTCCCGAGGCACACCCCGTATTGCCAACCGCCTGTTCAAACGGGTGCGAGATTATGCCCAGGTGCGGGGGGATGGCCACATTAGCCAAGCGGTTGCCGCCGCTGCCCTGGAATTGTTCCATGTGGATCCGATGGGGCTGGATTGGACGGATCGCAAATTGTTGACCATGTTGGTGGAGCAGTTTGGGGGGGGGCCTGTCGGCCTGGATACGATGGCGGCGGTCACGGGTGAGGATCCCCAGACGATCGAGGAAGTCTACGAGCCTTACCTGTTGCAAATTGGATATCTGCAGCGCACCGCCCGTGGTCGGGTGATCACTCCTGCGGCTCTGCGGCATCTGGGTTACGAGGCTCAGTCGCCTTTACCCCTGTGGAGTTGA
- a CDS encoding phycobilisome rod-core linker polypeptide: MGINASGGTVVSRPRLYQTVPVSTISQAEQQDRYLGRTELDRLDDFFSNGLKRLEIAQVIADNSEIIVSRAANRIFTGGSPMAYLERPDVVEDVKEGFKLGTAFYVESTGGFVEAIRNIFSASGVEIPPNFRPINVSRYGAANMRKSLRDISWFLRYVTYALVAGDPSIITVNTRGLREIIENACSAEATIVAIQEMKRASAGYFRKDSAAIAIINQYFDVLLSEFIAPSPSDKLRQRNASTADGTRLQGLQLPQIYNLAAEKVPVFAMKPGLSNSEKEEVIKAAYRQVFERDIRRAYSLKVSDLESKVKNGEISMKEFIRRLGKSELYRKQFYEPFINSRVVELAFRHFLGRAPETREEVQTYFSIISTKGLAGLVDALVDSREYGDYFGEETVPYLRKLGVEAQTSANWGAKFDLYNYAAPRRKVPQFITLFARYNRPLPDQHVYGSGNDPLEIQFGAIFPKETRSPSTRPALFNKDVKRILIRRGFALANERTTPNTAPIPSSLGAKIFKLTQTPINRSSKIGARSGATGSEGSTQAVIRACYQQVYGYVPYEGQRLTRWEIKLESGEITVKEFIRQLAKSDLFRNKYWSSLYVCKAIEFIHRKLLGRPTYGRQEMNPLFDIASKKGFYAVVDTILDSEEYRQAFGEDTVPYERYLTPGGLSLRRMRPGSSDMAATKPIRTDDDIPLFVKLGQPQDLPSGELEIQRRVQQGVPKVRQETPIFKLTSLANKAEVNNLIRAAYRQVFERDMDIYSISSELSVAESKLRNGEITVKEFIEALGCSELYRSEFYAPHPNTKVIELGTKHFLGRAPLNQQEIRKYNQILATQGVKAFVRALLNTQEYRDVFNEDVVPYRRFPTLPAANFPNTQDLYGRLTKQNKELVVPSFSPVGNDRS, from the coding sequence ATGGGTATCAACGCATCAGGTGGCACAGTCGTCTCCCGCCCCCGTCTTTACCAAACCGTGCCCGTATCGACCATCTCCCAAGCGGAACAGCAGGATCGCTATCTGGGGCGCACCGAGCTGGATCGTCTTGATGATTTTTTCTCCAATGGCCTGAAACGGCTGGAAATCGCCCAGGTGATTGCAGATAACTCCGAAATTATTGTCAGTCGTGCTGCCAACCGCATTTTTACCGGCGGGTCGCCGATGGCCTACCTAGAGCGTCCGGACGTGGTGGAGGATGTGAAGGAAGGCTTCAAGCTGGGCACCGCTTTCTACGTTGAATCTACCGGTGGTTTTGTCGAGGCTATTCGCAACATTTTCAGTGCCAGTGGCGTTGAAATTCCGCCTAACTTTCGTCCCATCAACGTCTCCCGCTACGGCGCTGCCAATATGCGCAAATCCTTGAGGGACATCAGTTGGTTCCTGCGCTACGTCACCTATGCCCTAGTCGCCGGGGATCCCAGCATCATCACCGTCAACACCCGTGGTTTGCGGGAGATTATCGAAAATGCCTGTTCTGCGGAGGCTACCATTGTTGCCATTCAGGAGATGAAACGGGCTTCCGCCGGTTATTTCCGCAAGGATTCCGCTGCCATCGCCATTATCAACCAATATTTCGATGTTCTGCTCAGCGAGTTCATTGCTCCTAGCCCTTCCGACAAGCTGCGGCAACGCAACGCTAGCACTGCCGATGGCACCCGTCTGCAAGGGCTACAACTGCCCCAGATTTACAACTTGGCTGCCGAGAAAGTGCCGGTATTCGCCATGAAGCCGGGGCTTTCCAATTCGGAGAAAGAAGAGGTTATCAAAGCGGCTTACCGCCAGGTGTTCGAGCGGGATATCCGGCGGGCCTACAGCCTCAAGGTTTCTGATCTGGAATCCAAGGTGAAAAACGGCGAGATCTCCATGAAGGAGTTCATCCGTCGCCTGGGGAAATCGGAGCTGTACCGCAAGCAATTCTACGAACCGTTCATTAACAGCCGAGTGGTGGAGCTAGCCTTCCGCCATTTCTTGGGGCGGGCTCCTGAAACCCGTGAGGAAGTGCAGACCTACTTCTCAATCATCTCGACCAAAGGCTTAGCCGGATTGGTGGATGCCTTGGTGGATAGCCGCGAATATGGTGACTACTTCGGCGAAGAAACTGTACCCTACCTGCGCAAACTGGGGGTGGAAGCCCAAACCAGTGCCAACTGGGGAGCCAAATTCGACCTTTACAACTACGCGGCTCCCCGGCGCAAAGTGCCCCAATTCATCACCCTCTTTGCCCGCTACAATCGGCCTCTACCGGATCAGCACGTGTATGGTTCTGGCAATGATCCACTGGAGATCCAATTTGGGGCTATCTTCCCGAAAGAAACTCGCTCCCCCAGTACTCGCCCAGCGCTGTTCAACAAAGATGTCAAGCGCATCTTGATCCGGCGCGGTTTTGCCCTAGCCAACGAGCGCACCACCCCCAACACCGCCCCGATTCCCAGCAGCCTGGGGGCCAAGATCTTCAAACTCACCCAAACCCCCATCAACCGCAGCAGCAAAATTGGGGCCCGCTCTGGGGCAACGGGCAGCGAGGGATCCACCCAAGCGGTGATTCGGGCCTGTTATCAGCAGGTGTACGGTTATGTGCCCTACGAAGGGCAGCGGCTGACCCGCTGGGAGATCAAGCTGGAATCCGGCGAGATCACGGTTAAGGAGTTTATTCGCCAACTGGCCAAATCGGATCTGTTCCGCAACAAGTACTGGTCGAGCCTCTACGTCTGCAAAGCCATCGAGTTTATCCACCGCAAACTGCTGGGTCGGCCCACCTACGGGCGGCAGGAAATGAACCCCCTCTTCGATATTGCCTCCAAGAAAGGGTTCTATGCCGTGGTAGATACGATCTTGGACAGTGAAGAATATCGGCAAGCCTTTGGGGAAGATACAGTGCCCTACGAGCGCTACCTCACCCCTGGGGGTCTTTCTCTGCGGCGGATGCGGCCCGGTTCCAGCGATATGGCGGCAACGAAGCCGATCCGTACCGACGACGATATCCCGTTGTTTGTCAAGTTGGGGCAGCCGCAAGACCTGCCTTCGGGAGAGTTGGAGATTCAGCGGCGAGTGCAGCAGGGGGTACCAAAGGTGCGCCAAGAAACCCCGATCTTCAAGCTCACCAGCCTCGCCAATAAGGCGGAAGTGAACAACCTGATCCGCGCTGCTTACCGGCAGGTGTTTGAGCGGGATATGGACATTTACAGCATCAGTTCCGAGCTGAGTGTGGCCGAATCCAAGTTGCGCAATGGGGAGATCACCGTCAAGGAGTTCATCGAGGCGCTGGGGTGTTCGGAACTGTATCGCTCAGAATTCTATGCTCCCCACCCGAATACCAAGGTGATCGAGTTGGGCACCAAGCACTTCTTGGGGCGTGCACCACTGAATCAGCAGGAGATCCGCAAGTACAACCAGATCCTGGCCACCCAAGGGGTAAAAGCCTTTGTGCGCGCCCTGTTGAACACCCAAGAGTATCGGGATGTCTTCAATGAGGATGTGGTGCCCTATCGCCGCTTCCCCACCTTGCCAGCCGCCAATTTCCCCAACACACAAGATCTGTACGGTCGCCTGACCAAGCAAAACAAAGAGCTGGTGGTGCCCAGCTTCAGCCCGGTGGGCAATGATCGCAGCTAG
- a CDS encoding 4-hydroxy-3-methylbut-2-enyl diphosphate reductase yields the protein MAHSQPSSPEISPQDPRALRKALRGSATYFAKGFEEHKDQVQSDLQTTYKSPLVEQIRAQSYRYQQGEITIRLAKAFGFCWGVERAVEYAYEARRRFPDRQLWITNEIIHNPLVNQHLEAMGIRFVGKGPDGKKDFSQIQPQDVVLWPAFGASVSEMEFFRSQGNEIVDTTCPWVSRVWNQVDKHRAAQFTSVIHGKYNHEETLATSSFAQKYLVVLNLEEAEWVARYILEGGDAADFQQRFSKATSPGFDPDQDLERIGIANQTTMLEGETRAIAKLFETTMLRKYGPQQLDDHFMSFNTICNATQERQDAMFELIEDPLDVMVVIGGFNSSNTTHLQEIALEKGLPSFHIDGPDCIQPGNRIRHKPLHQDITVTEGWLPNGPVQIGITSGASTPDRVVEEVIRRIFALREPSELPF from the coding sequence ATGGCTCATTCCCAACCCTCTTCTCCTGAAATCTCCCCACAAGATCCACGGGCACTGCGCAAAGCCCTGCGGGGATCCGCTACCTACTTTGCCAAAGGGTTTGAAGAACACAAGGATCAGGTGCAATCGGATCTGCAAACCACTTACAAAAGCCCGCTGGTGGAGCAAATCCGCGCCCAGTCTTACCGTTATCAACAGGGAGAGATCACCATTCGCCTGGCCAAGGCTTTTGGCTTCTGCTGGGGGGTGGAACGAGCTGTGGAGTATGCCTATGAGGCGCGGCGACGCTTTCCGGATCGGCAACTGTGGATCACCAATGAGATCATCCACAATCCACTAGTCAATCAGCACCTAGAGGCTATGGGGATCCGCTTTGTCGGCAAAGGCCCGGATGGGAAAAAGGATTTTTCCCAAATTCAGCCGCAGGATGTGGTGCTTTGGCCAGCCTTTGGGGCGAGTGTGTCGGAAATGGAGTTTTTCCGGTCACAGGGGAATGAGATTGTCGATACCACTTGTCCTTGGGTCTCCCGAGTTTGGAACCAAGTGGACAAGCATCGGGCGGCCCAATTCACGTCCGTTATCCACGGCAAATACAATCACGAAGAAACCCTCGCCACCAGTTCCTTTGCCCAGAAATATCTGGTGGTGCTGAACCTAGAAGAAGCAGAATGGGTCGCTCGCTACATTTTAGAAGGAGGAGATGCGGCAGACTTTCAGCAGCGTTTCAGCAAAGCCACCTCTCCCGGCTTTGATCCGGATCAAGATCTAGAGCGGATCGGCATCGCCAACCAAACCACCATGCTAGAAGGAGAAACCCGCGCCATTGCCAAACTGTTTGAAACCACCATGCTGCGTAAATATGGCCCGCAACAGTTGGATGACCACTTCATGAGTTTCAACACCATCTGCAACGCCACCCAAGAACGGCAGGATGCCATGTTCGAGCTGATTGAGGATCCCTTGGATGTCATGGTGGTGATTGGTGGATTCAATTCTTCGAATACCACCCACCTACAAGAGATTGCTTTGGAAAAGGGGTTGCCCTCTTTTCATATCGATGGCCCCGACTGTATCCAACCTGGTAACCGCATCCGTCACAAGCCCCTGCACCAAGACATAACGGTTACAGAAGGTTGGCTGCCCAATGGGCCTGTTCAAATTGGCATCACCTCCGGAGCCTCTACACCGGATCGCGTCGTGGAAGAAGTGATTCGGCGCATTTTTGCCCTACGGGAACCCTCGGAGCTCCCTTTCTGA